In the genome of Candidatus Bathyarchaeota archaeon, the window ATGTAGCTTTAAGCCCCTCTTGAGGCCTAGGGCTGAATGGGTGAGGCCTGGCCGAGGCGGGGGCAAACCCCTAATAAGGGGAGGATGAGCGGCTGCGAGACGGCTAAATCTATATAGGGGGCGAGGCCCTCCTTAGAATGGGATAAAGGCATGGAGAACACCAGTTCGGTTAAGGTGGGCCGCATTAAAGCTAAGGTTCCCAAGATAGGTAGGATAGATGCCAGGGGTGTTTTAGCTGGCGGTTAGGCTGAGATTAGGGTTAAGGACGGGATCCCTCGCTAAGGAGGTGGTGGCCTTAGTTAACAGCGGCTACGAGGCGGATACCCCCCAGCTGCTCATCCCGGCGAGCCTAGCGAGGGAGCTCGGCTTATGGCCTCCCCCAGTGGGATCCGTTGAAACCTTCTTCAACACGGCTGGGGGTCCGCTTAAGGTCTGGATCATCCCTAAAGCTGCCGGAGTGCGTGTATTAGCCGAGGATTCCCCGTCCGGCGAAGCCACCATCGATCTAGTCGTCTCCCCCACCGTCGATGAGCCCCTCATAAGCGATATGCTGGCTGGGAAGTTGGAGATAGCCGTCGAGGACTTCGCCGAGGGCCTTTGGAGGTTCAGATGGGAGCCTAAGGAGAAGGTTAGAGAGAGCGCCAAGCCTTAACCCCATCACCCGCCCGATTGGGCAGCGAATTTTCGCAGATGAGACCCTTAAAGACGATACTTCCAAAAATAACGTTACACGTGCTAGGAGGTTGGGCCCCCGATGTTTAGAATACCTCCAGGCCTCGGAACTTATTGATCATCGGGATCTCGAGGCCGCTTTAGATGCAGGATCTCCAGCTATGGGGCTACCTCGATAAGTGTTAAGCTTAGGGGTCAGACATGTTGAAGGCTAGAGTCTTGCCGTCAAGCGTCAACTTCACAGAGTTGAGGATGTCTCTGCCTAGGAGGGCGTCTCGGCGCCTGGCGCCGATGACCTCCACCATGTGGAATTCATGGCCTGGGAGAGATAGGTCTACGAAGTACGTGTATTCCACGGCCTCCTCCCCCTTGAATGATGAGACGCGGACGCGACCGGCGGGGATGATCCCCGCCCCGTTTATCACGCTCTCGGGGATCACTGTCATATCCGCGCCTGTATCCAGCTTGCCCTGAATCTCGATGTAGCTGTCCGAGAATGGTTTGGCGATCCTCACCTTCAAGGCCGGAGCTGGGGGATCGTATTCGAAGCTATATTCCACGGCGGACCGCCTCGGGGGATGGCGCCTCAACGCGCCTTTCATCCCTGCTGACCCGATCGATGTAGATCGGCACGTACCCATACTTCCCGTAAACCTCCTCGGCGAGCTTCCCCTTATCCTCTCCGCAGCCCACGACGGCCCCTCGGAACACCGCGATGTACCTCCCGGCATATCTCGGGTCCTTGATGAGTTCATCCCTCATCCTGAGGAAAGCCTCCCTCTCCTCCTCCAACCTCATGATGTATTCCAGCCGCCGATCCCCCCTCAAACCCTCCCTCTCAACATACTCCTCGATCAGCTTAGCTATCGTCTCGCTCTTCTTCCGCTCGCCCTTCTCGCGGAGCACGAGCAGGCTGAACCGCCTCCAAAGGTCATCATCGACCTCGACCGTCGTCTTGACCATGCCCATCCCATATTAACGGTACACCTTCAATCCTTATAAGTATTTTCCCGTATAGAAGTGATAACGCCCACCGGATGCTGTCAGGGTTCGAGAAGCAGTCCGTGGGAGGGAGCGCACAGCAAAGGTTGATGCCCAGCCGGATCCCCAATCCCTGCAGACTTAGTCCCCCCTCCTCCAACTGGAGTATAAAGTAAAGGAAGGAGACGGTTTCCTCCACGCCCCTGAGCACGCCTACCAATATATATCGATTATGACTTGACCCCCATTTTTCCAAGCCCAATAAAGGGAGGGCAAATCTTAAATCTCCAGTCGCCGCTATCTCTCTCCCGTGTCTGGATTGGCCCCTCCAGATACTTCTAGCCGCGGTGGAGACCCAAAGTTCAGGCAGCTGTTATATAGGGATGCGGCTGTCCGGAGCCTGATCGAGAGGCTCCTCTCCGGGGATGTGGGCGAGCTCACCCCCATACTGGACTCCTCAGGTAAGCCCTTATACCTCGAGGCCGTTGAGGCGGTGGGCGGGGATAAGGTTAGGGCTTCAGCCCTGATAGACGAGCTCACAGGGGCGGGCGTATTGGAGAAGAGGTTCCTGGAGATGTGGGTGGGCTGCCCTGGATGCGGCTCCATGAACGTGAGCATACTGTATCAGTGTCCGAGCTGCAACTCCCTCGACATCTACAGGCGGAGGCTATACGAGCACGTCACCTGTGGAACCCTGGATTCCCTGGAGCACTTCAAGGAGAAGGAGCTATTCATATGCCCTAAATGCGGCAAGCCCCTGAGGGAGGGCTCCCCGGATTTCAGGGAGGTGGGGTCATGGTTCGAGTGCCGGTCCTGTAAGGCGAGGTTCGATGAGCCCAAGCCCATGCAGAGGTGCAGGAGCTGCGGATTAAAGTTCTGGGTGAAGGATATAGAGCTCCACCCGATCTACGCCCTAACTCTAAGCGGGGAGGCCAGGGAGGAGTATAACAGGGGCTTCATGCTCCTAAACCCCATAAAGGTTAAGCTGGAGGAGCTGGGCTACAGGGTGGAGATGCCGGGCATCCTCACAGGATCCTCAGGTGCAACCCATAAATTCGACATCATAGCATGGAAGTCGGCTGAGATGAACCCGGGGGAGGCCGTCGTGGTGGACGCCGTAACATCTAAGGGTGAGCTGGACGAGGCGCCTGTAGCCGCCATGTTCGCCAAGGCCTTCGACGTGAAGCCTAAGGAGGCGATAATCGTAGCTATACCACGCCTCAGGGAGGAGGGTAGGAAGCTGGCCCAACTATACAAGATTAAAATCGTGGAGGCCGAAGAGATTAGAGAGGCGGCGGAGAGGATGGAGGCCCTCCTGCTCGACTCGATGTGAAGGGCGTTCCAGGAAATCCAGCCCCTCACGGACCGATTCCAGGACGGTGAAAGGCCATTACCCTAAAGACCGGCTTAGCACCTCAAGGCCGCTAGTACCAACATAAAGAGCGGAATTTAGGCGTCCCATCCTCGCCCTTAGACCTCCGACCAGGGTATGACCCTTAAAGTTAAACCCTACGGCACCCAGGTAGTCCTGAAGGATTGCAAGCGGGGGAGGCTTCGTTTCCATTATGGGGTGCAACTCGATTGGCTTATTCGAGGCTCGGTGAGGACGTGGCCGAAGGGGGTTGCGCATGCCGATAGATGGCGATGTTCTAAGGGGCGGAATCTCCGAGCTGAGGTTTCCCCTAAAAGAGTTGGAGAGGTTGACTTCCAAGCCTTTTAATGAGTTGAGCATCGATGAAAGATAAGCCATCCGCTACAACATAGTGGTCCTCGTGGAGTCAATCGTATCCCTGTGCCAACAACCCTAGCCCTCACAGGAGTGGGGCTGGGGCTTCTCCAGGCCGGAAAACCTTAAAGCACCGGTCCGGCGATAAAAGCCTGTAAGGTGTACTTGATGCGCGAGGAGAGTCGAAGATTGTGGATGCAGGCCCTCGAGGACCTTAAGACGGCTGAGATCCTAATTACGAACGGCAGGTACTACGCTTCGGTCTTCTTCTCTCAGCAGGCAGCTGAGAAGGCTTTGAAATCATTATATATAGAGGATAGGCGTGCTCCCCCGCCGAGGACCCACAACCTCGCCGAAATCTTAAATGAGTTAGGCGTGGCTAGGGAGGACCTAATACCTAATAGACGCCGCCGTCGATCTAACGCCGGAGTACGTGGTTACCCGGTATCCAAACGCCGCCCAGGGGGTGCCTGCAACCCTTTACAACGAGAGGATGGCCCGCGAGCACTTCGAGAAATCGAGGATGATAATTGGATTTGTCGAGGATAGGCTGGGCACCTCATGATGGATGAGAAGACGGCTAGGGTTGTATCCGTGATCAAGAGGATGCTGCCCGATGCGAGGGTGGTGCTCTTCGGGTCTAGGGCTAGGGGCGACCACCTCGCCGACTCGGACATAGACCTCATAGTCGTATCCGGGGCTTTCGAGGGCATCCACTTCACGGACAGGGCTTCGCTGATCATAAAGGCCCTCGTAGTAGAGGGCGTGAGGGTCGGGGTGGACGTCGAACTGTTCTGCTACACCCCGGGGGAGTTCGAGGAGAAACGCAGGGAGTTCGGCCTTGTAAAGGGAGCGCTGGAGGAGGGTGTGGAGCTTTAACGCCGCCACGTTGGAGGGGAGCGGCTTAGGTCCCCTAAGACCTGAAAAATAGGGATAATAAATCGCGGAGGTGTGGGCGGCCGGAGGAGTTTCGCCGCCTCACCGAATGACGGAGGCTTTTATCTCCAGGCCGACGGGAGGGGTTGAGGAGGGAGGGGAGTGAATAGCCGCTCAATCAACATTCCAGGTTTCATTTAATGGGGAGCTCGGCTGGAGCATGCGGAGATGCCGGGTTCGCAGGACGCTTGTGGGGCTGGGGCGTCGAGCTGACCCTTGGGTGACCCTTGAGCGTGATGGATGGCTTGCATCCTATACGTGTTTCAGGTCGGATCCCTGGGTTGATGGATGGTGGATGGTGAAAGAAGGGTTTTCAGGTTATGAGCTCGTTCCCCCTCAGTTCCTCCTCCAGCTTCGTCACGGCCGTGTACACGTCTGTTTCGCTTCTAGCCCCGGCGCATACGACCTTCCCACCCGCGAAGACCAGGAACGTCAGGGCGGGGTCCTCCATCCTGTATATGAGGCCTGGGAACTGCTCCGGATCGTATACTACCCTCGGCAGGAGGTAGGCTGCGTCCTCCAGGTCTATCGTCCCGCGCAGGTCCGCTGATGCCACTACGTTCTGGATCCTTATCTCGGGCTCCCCTATTATGACTACCCCGCTTAGGCGCAGCTCATCTATTATCTTTTTCAGGACTCTCTTGGCCTGCCTCTCGGATTTCAATCCGGCGCATATGATCTTGCCTGAGCTGAATATGAGGGCTGTGGCCTTGGGCTTCCTCAACTGGTATATTATGCCTGGGAAATGGTTCGGGTCGTATCTCCCTTCGGGGAGGGCCCTGGCCAGGACGTCGAGGTTGAGCTTATGCTTCAGGGTTGCCGATGCCACCACGTTCTCTATTTGGACCTGGGCTTTTAAGAGTTCTAGCGCCAATCCCCTCTACTCCTCTCTTCCGCCTTTATTATCTGTGGGCTCGGTATATAAGTGTTTCTCTGTGTTACATAGATGCAAAATAGGCCCCTCCAAAACCGCTACACGATACAACTCATCTTAGAGCCTAAAAGCAGATCAGGCTTATGGGACCCAGCCAGGCCCCCAAAAGGATACAAGACCACATAAGTAAACCATAACCATTAAAGATTTAAACTCTAGGAGGATCATAGTAGGCTGGATTCTCCAGTGCTGAAAGGGTGGATAGAGTGAGCGGCGATGAGGAGCTGACCTCCTACCTGAACAAGCTCGGCCTAAGCCTATACGAGGCGAGGACCTACATGGCCCTGATAGGCTCAGGCGCGAAGACGGCTTCGGAGATAAGCTTCACCTCAGGGGTCCCGAGGACCAAGGTCTACGGCGCTGTGAAGAGCCTGGAGAGGAAGGGCCTCGTGAAGGCGATACCTGGGAAGCCGGACGTGTTCATGGCCTTGCCCCCTGAGAGGCATCTATACCCGGCCGTGGAGAGGATGAAGGAGGAGGCGAGGAGGTGCGAGGAGGCCATCTCCACGCTCATGCTCAAATATGAGGCTTCGAGGCACATCGGGATGAGGCCATCCTACGAGCTGAGGAACGTCTGGCCCATCCCCGACAGGGGGGACGCCCTCAAAAGACTCGAGGATCTAGCCTCGGAATCCGAGAAGACCATAAACCTGATAACCACGAGGAACGGCATCCTAAGGCTCTACAAGAGGGGCGTCGACTCCCTGGAATCCGCAGCCCTTAGGGGCGTTAAAATAAAGCTCCTGGCCCCATACGAGGACAGGGACGAATGGATAATCCACGAGCTGGAAGAGATATTGGAGGTGCGACGCCTCAGGAATGTACCCGATATACTCCAAGCCACCTTCGACTCGAGGAGGATCCTCTTCGTGGAGGTTTACCCCGACGACCTGAACCCCCAACTGGGAGGGGATAGGGGCTTCTGGATGGATAATCCGAGCCTCGCCGCGTTGCTGGACCTGCTCTTCATGGAGGCCTGGGGGGAAGCCTAAGCCGGCCCGAGCTGGGCTGGGTCCATGCTCAAGGGCCGTCCTCTACTCGACCGCTATCCTCATGGACTTCACGGGCCTGACCTTGACCGTTACAGCCCTGGTGTACTTCGGGGAGGCCACCACGGCCTCCCCCCTCCCGAGGGAGGGCAGCATATCCCATAATGGATCAGGGACGTTGCCCGTGGATTCCCTGAGGACCTGTATGTTGGCCGTGGAGCTCATCCTGTGGATGATCCTGGTGTTACAAAGCTCAAGTATCTCCGAGGGGAGGTGGGCCGGCTGCTGGGTTACGAACCCGAGGCATATCCCCCGCTTCCTCCCCCTCCTCGCGAGCTCCACGAGCATGAGGAGCGTGGCCAGCATCCGATCCCTCTTGTGGCGGCTTATGAAGGTATGGGCCTCCTCGATGACTATCAGGAGGTTGGGGGTCTCAGGCCTCTCCATCTTATACCTGAACACCGCATATAGGAGGTCCGCTATGACCAGGTTCCTGACGTAGTCGTCGGCGTCGCTGAAGTCCACCACGGAGACCTGACCCTCCCTGAGGAGCTCCCCCGGCTTCAAGACGGGGACATCCACGTCCACCAATCCCAGGTTCCTCACGAGCATGAGCTTGCTGTAGAGGCTCGTATGGGCTTCAGCTATGAACTCGGGCATGGTGGGGTTGTCGGCTTGGGCCTCCAAGCGCCTCTTCAACCTCTCTATGACGGCGTCCAGGGTCACCTCCCTGAACGCGGGGGCTATCTGCTCCACCTTCTCGATCAGATCCAGGAAGTAGAGCTGCTCCATCCGGGTTAGCCCCGCGACCTCGGAGAAAAGGTCCTTATCAGCCTCCTGGAAGGAGATGGAGAACCGGATGGCGTCCCCTCTGCGGCTCGTGGAGGGGGCTGGAACATAAACCTTCAGGTTCTCCAGGCCCTCAGGCTTCTCCCCGAAGCTCCCTAGGAGATCCAGGAGCCTGTCCGTGGGCTTATCCATGAAGACGTATTCTCCCTCCACATCGAATATGAGGATGGAGAAGCCGTTCCTGGAGGCCTCCTCCACCACGACCTGGATGGTATTGGATTTACCGCTTCCAGTGGTCCCGAATATGCCCAGGTGCCTCGTCAACGTTGAGGGATCCAACCCTATCTCAACCCCCTCCTGGGTGGGGAGCCTCCCCAGCCTCATCCCCCCGACGGCTCCGAGGAAGGCTTGGACGGCCCTGGGATCCATAAGCTTCACGGCGGTTCCCGGGGGAGGCCTGGTGAGGACCACTGCTGGAACCCCCTCCCTGACGGAGGCGGACAACTCCACGACGTACCGGGTCCTCAAACCTCCCTCCCCATCCACGTAGTAGGGGCCGTCCACCACCTCCCCCACGAAGAACTCCATGGGATCCCCCCCAAGGGTCACGTAGACACCCCTTTTAAGGGGGATCCCCCCATCCACCTCTATCATGGACCTGGTCGGGCCGAGCCCCATATCCGCCTCATCGGGTAATACGTATCCTATCGCAGCCGCATCCTCAGCCAAGCTCAACAAGGCCCTTACACCCCCATCGATGACGGGGACATCCGATCAGCAGCCCATCCCCTAACCCAACCCTTCATAGGAGCCATCCGGGCTATATGGAGGTGGACCACGCTCAATTTATCCTCCTCGACATCCTTCAAGGCGGAGCTGCTCCCCCCCATACTATGAGGTAGAAGGCTAGGAAGCCGATGGCCATCATGGCTAGGGAATGCTTCAACCCCGCTCCTATGGAGCCCTCCCCCATCTTCCCGGC includes:
- a CDS encoding retroviral-like aspartic protease family protein, with protein sequence MEYSFEYDPPAPALKVRIAKPFSDSYIEIQGKLDTGADMTVIPESVINGAGIIPAGRVRVSSFKGEEAVEYTYFVDLSLPGHEFHMVEVIGARRRDALLGRDILNSVKLTLDGKTLAFNMSDP
- a CDS encoding nucleotidyltransferase domain-containing protein — translated: MMDEKTARVVSVIKRMLPDARVVLFGSRARGDHLADSDIDLIVVSGAFEGIHFTDRASLIIKALVVEGVRVGVDVELFCYTPGEFEEKRREFGLVKGALEEGVEL
- a CDS encoding TATA-box-binding protein encodes the protein MALELLKAQVQIENVVASATLKHKLNLDVLARALPEGRYDPNHFPGIIYQLRKPKATALIFSSGKIICAGLKSERQAKRVLKKIIDELRLSGVVIIGEPEIRIQNVVASADLRGTIDLEDAAYLLPRVVYDPEQFPGLIYRMEDPALTFLVFAGGKVVCAGARSETDVYTAVTKLEEELRGNELIT
- a CDS encoding TrmB family transcriptional regulator, yielding MSGDEELTSYLNKLGLSLYEARTYMALIGSGAKTASEISFTSGVPRTKVYGAVKSLERKGLVKAIPGKPDVFMALPPERHLYPAVERMKEEARRCEEAISTLMLKYEASRHIGMRPSYELRNVWPIPDRGDALKRLEDLASESEKTINLITTRNGILRLYKRGVDSLESAALRGVKIKLLAPYEDRDEWIIHELEEILEVRRLRNVPDILQATFDSRRILFVEVYPDDLNPQLGGDRGFWMDNPSLAALLDLLFMEAWGEA
- a CDS encoding ATP-binding protein; translated protein: MLSLAEDAAAIGYVLPDEADMGLGPTRSMIEVDGGIPLKRGVYVTLGGDPMEFFVGEVVDGPYYVDGEGGLRTRYVVELSASVREGVPAVVLTRPPPGTAVKLMDPRAVQAFLGAVGGMRLGRLPTQEGVEIGLDPSTLTRHLGIFGTTGSGKSNTIQVVVEEASRNGFSILIFDVEGEYVFMDKPTDRLLDLLGSFGEKPEGLENLKVYVPAPSTSRRGDAIRFSISFQEADKDLFSEVAGLTRMEQLYFLDLIEKVEQIAPAFREVTLDAVIERLKRRLEAQADNPTMPEFIAEAHTSLYSKLMLVRNLGLVDVDVPVLKPGELLREGQVSVVDFSDADDYVRNLVIADLLYAVFRYKMERPETPNLLIVIEEAHTFISRHKRDRMLATLLMLVELARRGRKRGICLGFVTQQPAHLPSEILELCNTRIIHRMSSTANIQVLRESTGNVPDPLWDMLPSLGRGEAVVASPKYTRAVTVKVRPVKSMRIAVE